The following are encoded in a window of Panicum virgatum strain AP13 chromosome 5N, P.virgatum_v5, whole genome shotgun sequence genomic DNA:
- the LOC120672993 gene encoding uncharacterized protein LOC120672993 codes for MAPASVALHPPTTSFSFPAGAGGCSRPRFGPPASPARLAPVATSVVPRRLLLPAAAGVWDFISGGAGGAAAASLAVRRGMQLFRQGDVAGSMAEFDKAIEMDPRQKQYLWQRGLSLYYLDRFEEGAEQFRLDVAANPNDTEESIWCFLCEAQLYGIKEARKQFLEVGLDSRPVMREAYMLFKDGGDPEKLVTSFSSGTDGEVFYSSLYAGLYYESQKNAEKAKSHIVAACKSPYGSSAATGIYSERDHQHLSSGDDSGRSQPTDCNMAMGVLISSNGADCEDACSRILFVCRYV; via the exons ATGGCACCCGCATCCGTGGCTCTCCACCCTCCAACGACCTCCTTCTCtttccccgccggcgccggagggtGCAGCCGGCCCCGGTTTGGCCCACCTGCGTCACCCGCACGGCTTGCCCCGGTTGCCACGAGTGTGGTCCCGCGCCGGCTCCTCCTTCCAGCGGCTGCCGGTGTTTGGGACTTCATCTCCGGCGGAGCGggtggggccgccgccgcgtccctcgCCGTCCGGCGAGGTATGCAGCTCTTCCGCCAG GGAGATGTGGCTGGGTCGATGGCAGAATTCGACAAGGCAATTGAGATGGATCCACGGCAGAAGCAAT ATCTTTGGCAAAGGGGTCTGTCGTTATACTACCTCGATAG GTTCGAAGAAGGTGCAGAGCAGTTCAGGCTAGATGTTGCAGCTAATCCGAACGACACGGAAGAGTCCATATGGTGCTTTCTGTGTGAGGCTCAGCTATACGGCATCAAGGAAGCAAGGAAACAGTTCTTGGAG GTTGGTTTGGACTCAAGACCTGTAATGCGTGAAGCATACATGCTGTTTAAAGATGGCGGAGATCCTGAAAAG TTAGTAACAAGCTTTTCGAGTGGCACTGATGGTGAGGTCTTCTATTCTTCATTATATGCTGGACTTTACTATGAATCTCAG AAGAACGCGGAGAAGGCAAAATCTCATATCGTTGCAGCATGCAAGTCTCCGTACGGATCAAG TGCCGCAACTGGGATCTATAGTGAAAGAGACCATCAGCATCTTTCAAGCGGCGATGATTCCGGTCGGAGCCAACCAACAGACTGTAACATGGCAATGGGTGTTTTAATTTCTTCGAATGGTGCAGACTGTGAGGATGCTTGCAGCCGGATCCTCTTTGTTTGTAGGTATGTGTAG